The following are encoded in a window of Stigmatopora nigra isolate UIUO_SnigA chromosome 23, RoL_Snig_1.1, whole genome shotgun sequence genomic DNA:
- the dcn gene encoding decorin: MRSVCLSLLLVTACWALPFRQSGFLDFMMEDEAGSGVLEYEPKKVDMEPNYEMPVPEGPKCPFRCQCHLRVVQCSDLGLKEVPKDIPDDTTLLDLQNNKITEIRENDFKNLKGLHALILVNNKINNIHTKALNPLTKLQRLYLSKNNLKEIPANLPKSLQELRIHENEISKIKKVSFQGLSQIIVMELGSNPLKSAGIDAGAFADLKRVSYIRIADTQITEIPKGLPSSLSELHLDGNKISKVTAESMKGLKQLAKLGLSHNEISLVENGTLVNVPHLRELHLDNNALTSVPAGLPDHKYIQVVYLHANKISAVGTEDFCPPGFNTKKAMYSGISLFSNPVPYWEVQPITFRCVFDRSAIQLGNYRKK, translated from the exons ATGAGATCGGTCTGTCTTTCTCTGCTCCTGGTCACCGCCTGCTGGGCACTTCCATTTCGCCAATCTGGATTCCTCGACTTCATGATGGAGGACGAGGCCGGCTCCGGAGTGCTTGAGTACGAGCCCAAGAAGGTGGATATGGAACCGAATTACGAAATGCCGGTGCCTGAAGGACCCAAGTGCCCTTTCCGCTGTCAATGCCATCTGCGGGTGGTTCAGTGCTCTGACCTCG GTCTGAAGGAGGTTCCCAAGGACATTCCAGATGACACTACCCTTCTAGACCTGCAAAACAACAAGATCACTGAGATCCGCGAGAACGACTTTAAGAACCTCAAGGGCCTTCAT GCACTTATCCTGGTGAACAACAAAATCAACAACATCCATACTAAGGCTCTCAACCCATTGACAAAGCTACAGCGCCTCTATCTGTCCAAAAACAATCTGAAAGAGATACCGGCCAACTTGCCCAAAAGCCTACAGGAGCTACGTATCCACGAGAATGAGATTAGCAAGATCAAGAAGGTCTCCTTCCAGGGGTTGTCCCAAATCATCGTCATGG AGCTCGGTTCCAACCCCCTGAAGAGCGCTGGGATTGATGCCGGTGCCTTTGCCGACCTCAAGAGAGTTTCCTACATCCGTATCGCGGATACTCAGATTACGGAAATCCCCAAAG GTTTGCCTAGTTCACTCTCTGAACTTCACTTGGATGGAAACAAAATCTCCAAAGTCACTGCTGAAAGTATGAAGGGCCTCAAGCAGCTTGCtaa GTTGGGTTTGAGCCACAATGAGATCAGTCTAGTGGAGAATGGCACTCTGGTCAATGTCCCCCACCTCCGAGAGCTCCACCTGGATAACAATGCCCTGACCAGTGTACCGGCCGGCCTGCCCGACCACAAATACATCCAG GTGGTCTACCTGCACGCCAACAAAATCAGTGCAGTAGGAACAGAAGATTTCTGCCCTCCTGGCTTCAACACAAAGAAGGCCATGTACTCGGGCATCAGCCTCTTTAGCAATCCCGTTCCCTACTGGGAAGTACAGCCCATCACTTTCCGATGCGTCTTTGACCGCTCCGCCATCCAACTGGGCAACTACAGGAAGAAGTAG